The genomic window GCCGCAAGCACCGCATCTTCATCGACAATGGGTGCCCGGGCATAGTTAACGATGGTCGCGTCGTCCGGCAAACGACTGATAAGTTCCCCATTTACCAATCGGGACGTTTTGTCCGAAAGCGGCACATGGATGCTCAGAATGTTTGCGTTGCTGATCACTTCATCAATGGAGCGTGAAATCACCACTTCCGGAGATAATTGATGAATGTTTTCGATTGCCGGAGAGGGGTCGAAGCCGATAACCTTCATGCCCCGCAGAGCGCCGCCGTTTGCCACCCTGACGCCGATCTTACCGAGCCCGAGGACGCCGAGAGTTTTCCCGGCAAGTTCAAAACCGCGGAAGGCGGCTTTTTTCTTTTCAACTTCCTTTGTTATTTTTTCATCGGACAAATCTGAGAGACTGCGGCAGAAATCAACCCCCTGCCGAATGTTTCTTGCTTCAATCCCCAGCATGATAAAAACAAGTTCGGCAACTGCATTGGCATTGGCCCCCGGAGTATTAAAAACACAAATCCCCTTGGCCGTTGCCTTATCAACGGTAATATTGTTTACCCCGGCGCCGGCCCTGGCAACCGCCAGCAGGTTCGGATAGACATCAGTATCCAGTTGCGAACTGCGGACAATTATGCCCTGCGGGTCTTCCTGATCCGGACCCACGCTGTAGGCATCGCCAAAAAGGACCAGGCCTTCCTGGGCTATTTTATTTATGGTCTTGATCCTGATTGGTTCCATCTTTCCCGGTCTCCTCTGTTTCAAATGAGCCAGAATTATTCAAAACTGTTCATGAAAAATTCGGGGTTGAGGACTCGCCTCAGTAATTAACCATAGAGCGAAAGATGTCTTTTGTAAATGAACCCTGAATCTCGGGAACGGGAGAGGATCACTGCCGCAAAAAATCAAATCATGCATCAACATCAGTGATATAGTAATGAAAATAAAAAAATCCGCAACCAGAGTGTTGCAGAAGCAGCGGGGGCCCTTCGAAACAACACCCTGGTTGAGGAGGAGAAGCACAGCAAAACAACTACCGCATTGTATGATTAATACGGCTTATCCGAGGCAGACTCTTGACCGGCCGGCAGCCTTGGCCTGATATAACGCTTCATCCGTGCGCTGCAGCCATTCTTCGCTGCTGAAATCCTTGTTCCACTGGACAAGCCCGATGCTTATACCGAGTTTGCCTCCCCCGGGAACCTGAATATTCAGGTTTTCCACCGTTTCACAGAGACGATTGGCAAGCAATTGGGCTGCCTGTATTTCGGTATCCGGCAATGCCAGCATGAATTCATCGCCTCCCATGCGAACCAGGAGGTCGCTGCTCCTCACCTTCTTGGATAAGGCTCGGGCTACGGCTTTTAAGGCTTCGTCGCCTTTAGCATGTCCAAGAGCATCATTAACCTGTTTGAAATTATCAAGATCCATACTTGCAAGGCTCAAAGGATGCCCGTGACGGCTGGCATTATCAAGCATCGGGACAAGGCGTTCTTCAAAAACCCGGCGGTTGGCAAGACCGGTCAGCGCATCATGTCTGGCCTGGATGAAAAGGTCCTCATAGCCGATGGCCCGAAACAGAGAATCACTCAAGATATCCAGGGAATCGTCCACCATTTTTGCTTCTTCCGGGGCAAACTCCTTATCCGGTCTCATAAGCAGGAGAAATCCATCACTGTTATTCATTTCCACCTGCCAGGTGCGGACAAAAAATCCATTGTTTGTAAAGCAGGCGGAGTCTTCAATTTCCGAAAAACAGCTCAAAGCCTTTTGCGCTTCATGCATGCGCAGACGACGATCAGGTCCGTGGCTGGAGCAGAACATATGCACATGCCCTTTTTCCCTGTCGTTATAAGCGATAAGTTCATGATTTAAAGCCGGTGTAAGCCAGACGGAATAGGCTTCGATCATCGCCGTTAAGTCTACAGCTCCAGCAAGACGACTGTGTAATTCATTAATCCGCATCAACCGTTCTGATTGCTGCCGGTATCGATGAAGTTCCCCCATCAGGGAGTCGACATTAAGATCGGTCATTCCTTCACCACCATGTTTTACATTATAAGCCAGGCTAACCGCTGTATTCATATTTTGTTTTCTCCGGTGCAGATTTCTTTGCGAAAAATGTACTGCTCCGTCATTATGCTATTTTTGTGCCAGACCAAAATGCCCTCAGGAATAAATATATACCGCTGTAAAAAAATACTGCCGAAAACAACCTAACACGCTGAAATAAAATACAAAATTATCTCGCCTGGAGATTGACCAGGATACCTTGTCGGTACAAAGTTCATGCGTTCGCAAAACGATAATTTCAAAAACCGTCAAATATATAACACTTTTTTCCGGGAATTTATTTCTTATGGGAATTAATGTATACACCTAAAGATGACAAAACCTTTTCCGACTGACCTGTATAAAAACTAATTCATTTTTTTTGAACATCAACAGCGAGTGCATTTTTCGCAGTTTGGGATCATAGCTTTCCTGGAGCAGGGAGCTTCAATACTTTTTCTATGCAAAATCAGCGCACAATCATTCACATAGACATGGATGCGTTTTACGCCTCCATTGAAGTTCATGATAATCCAGAATTCAAGGGAAAGCCGGTAATCGTCGGCGGCTCGGGCAATCGAGGCGTTGTTTCGGCAGCTTCTTATGAGGCCAGAACTTACGGTGTCCACTCGGCCCTGCCCATCCTCACGGCAAGAAAACTCTGTCCGGGCGGTGTTTTTCTGCCGGTGCGCATGCATCGATACAAGGAGGTTTCAGATATCATTCAGGACTTATTTACGAGATTTACGCCGTTGGTCGAGCCCATCTCCCTTGATGAGGCCTTTCTCGATGTCACTGCATCAAAACATTTCGGATCAGGTCATGAGATTGCCGAGGCAATCAGAAAATTAATAAAACAGGAAACCGGGCTCACAGCCTCAGCCGGTGTGGCATCTTCAAAACTCATTGCCAAAATCGCCTCTGATATAAAAAAACCTGACGGGCTCACCATGGTCCCTGCGGGGAATGAACAAACATTTCTTGCCGGTCTTCCCATTGAAAAACTCTGGGGTGTGGGGAAAACCACCAGAAGCAAACTAATTCTCCTTGGGGTGCATACCATCGGCGATCTTTCCCGGCTTCCCGAAGAATTGCTGATCAATAAGTTCGGCAAGATGGGGGGCATGATGCTTCAGTCATCCCTCGGTATTGACACCAGACCGGTGGATACCGAACGGCTGATTAAATCAATCGGCCATGAAGAAACATTTGAAACCGATCTCATCAATCAGGAAATCATCTATCGGCAACTTCTGGAATTATCAATTCGCGTCGGAAAGCGTCTCAGAGGAAACCATCTCCTGGGAAAAACCATATCCCTCAAAGTGAAATATAATGATTTCCAACAGGTGAGCCGCGCGGCAACATTAAAGATTGCAACCGACGACAATATGACGATTTACAGAGAAATCTGCAGCTTGCTCGCCAAAACAAGGGCCTGCGAAAAGCCGGTGCGTCTGCTTGGGGTTTCTCTCTCAAATCTGGAGTCGAACCAGGAAGCGTATCAGATGAATCTTTTTGGCACGGATGAAAGGACCGGCAAAAGAAAACGGCTTCACCAGGCGATTGACAATATCGAAGAAAAATTCGGCACCTCGACAATCATTCCAGGCGCCCTGATGAAAAAAGAAAAACAATAGCTATTGGTTGCAGGCGGTTAGACCGGCAATTGCATCAAATTGTCTCTAATCTCGTAGCGTTCAGCTTTGCAGCAATATCATTTTCACTACTGTCCAGAGTTTTCCTTACTAACTGACTCAATTGCTTCATGTTAAACGGCTTCATGAAAAAATCGCGGACGCCAAGCGCTTTTGCTTTTTCCTCTGAAATTTTGGAGCTGTATCCGGTGCAGAGGATGATGGGGATATCAGCCCGGACCTTAAGAAGTGCCGTGGCCAGTTGAGCCCCTGTCATATTGGGCATTGTCTGGTCGGTGATCACCAGATCTACAGCGTGAGGGGCAGCCTTGAAAGCCTCAAGGGCCTCGATACTGCTGGTCATGGCTGAAACCCGGTATCCCTGCAGCTCAAGCATTTGGGTGCCGATGGCCACAAGGGCCTCTTCATCATCGACAAACATGATGTGCTCGACGCCTGAAGACACTTTTTCAGACTCATCTTTCGGCACACCGGTTTTTTCTGCGATAACCGGGAAATACACATGAAATGTTGCGCCCGCACCCGGTTCACTTTCAACAATGATCATGCCGCCGTGATTGGTAACAATACCATGCACCACCGACAACCCCATTCCCGTGCCTTTCCCCGCCTCCTTTGTAGTAAAGAAGGGGTCAAAAATCCGCTCCTGATTCTCCGGATTGATTCCCGGACCGTTATCCCTCACCGAAAGCCTGATGAATTTCCCGGGCTTCATGCCAAGCCGTCGGCCGAGGTCTTTGGCTTTCAGGTTGACTTCCTTCAAGCTCAATTCGAGGCAACCATTTTCATCCATGGCGGATACCGCATTGCTGCACAGGTTGATCAATACCTGATTAAGCTGGGTTGAATCCGCATTAATGGTTTTGCAGTTTGCATCAATCTGCTGGTTGATTTCAATGGTTGCGGGGATGGTAGAACGAAGCAGCTGCATGGCTTCATTAAAAATCAGCGCCGGATTTACCGGAATAAAATTCTGTTTCGCCTGGCTGCTGAAGGTAAGTATTTGACGGACAATTTCCCTGGCGCGACTGGATGCTCCGATAATATTTTCAATATTTATCCTGGCCGGATCATTTTCACCGATTGTGTATCTGGCAAGATCCGCATTGCCGACAATGATCGTCAGGATATTATTGAAATCATGGGCAATACCCCCGGCCATGGTGCCAATCGCCTCCATTTTATAAACCTGCCGGAGCTGTGTTTCAAGCGCTGCTTTTTCTTCGTCTGCCTTCACATGGGCGGAGATATCGCGGATTATCGAAAACATGACATCCCGGCCCTTCCAGACAAATGATCCGGCTGAAAGAGTCACAATAATCTCAGTGCCGTCTTTTGTTCGGTGGCGTCTTCTCAGGATCAGCGTATCTTCCCCGACAACCGCAGCCTGGTGAATGGCCTGCCTGGTTTTTTCAGATTCGGCGCTTATATCATCGGCAGTAAGACTTAATGCCTCCTTACGGCCATAACCGTAGAGTTTCAAAAAAGCGCAGTTTACATCTAGAATCTTCCTGGTCTCTATATCGAAGATGGCAATAGCATCAATCTCATTGGTGAAGAGTTTACGATATTTTTCTTCGCTCTCCTTCAAATCCTCCTTGATCTGATTGATTTCAGTAATATCGGTGCAAACACCGCCCACCGCGCAGATTTGATCATTATCATCATACAGGGGAAACTTGGAGGTAATAAAGGTGTGTATGCCATCTGCAAGGGGGATGGTTTCACGAAACTCGACGTTTTTTTTGCTTTTTTTGACCAGGATATCCTGAGAACGAAACAGCTCGGCGACGGACTCGGGAAAGATCTCAAAATCCGTTTTGCCGATTATCTCTTCATTGGTAATATGCGCCAATCGCTCATATTCTCTATTAATGAGCATGTACTTATAATCAGCTGTTTTCAGATAAATCGGCAGGTTGGTATTGTCGAGAAATGCCTGGAGATACTTCCCTTTTTTTTCAAGAGATGCATTCTTTTGTTTACATGAAAGAACTTCAGCCTCGAGTTCTTTGATCTTTTGTTCCAGATCTTCGCAGGTATTTTTTGCAGCCAATTAACACACCTCAAACTCTTATTAAGAGATAGGTAAAAGTTTAATAAAATCAAGATGATATTTTAATTAATTTTCTTTTCAAAGTCCAGCTATTGGTTGTGCACAAAAATTTATCTTGCATGACACGGAAGATTTCAGTGAGGCATCCGGACAAAGGTAAATCATTTGCATTAGTCATAAATGCTATGATAGAAGAAATTATTCTATCGATACCCAGTAACGAATAACTACGGCGATGAGGATCTTGCCGCTGCCGGTCATTCAACTGCAATCCTTTCTCTCGCTTTTTTGTTCGCCAATCAGACCCAGAACTTTTTATAGATTGCATGAAGTTATTGAAAAACCCTCCGAAGGGAAAACAACGGCTTCTGGCCGCGGGGTATGGATTTCAGCTTGCTCGTCAAACCTTTACTTGCTTTCAAGAATGATTACTATTAATAGAAATACCTACTGATTCAGAAAAGAACCAATCACGACTGCATTATGCAGGGGAGGAAATATTATGAAAGATAATTTATCAGTACTGCTGCCATTGCTTGTCGGTGTTTTTTTTGCGGTCATGCTGTTGGGCCAGTTTGCCCAGGCAGGAACTGTTAAATCCCAAAAAGCAACTTTCGCCGGCGGTTGCTTCTGGTGTATGGAAAAACCCTTTGAACAGTTGCCCGGCGTAAATTCAGTGATATCGGGTTATATGGGAGGCACCACGCAAAACCCAACCTATGAGAATTATTCCAATGGAGGGCACATTGAAGTAATTGAAATTGACTACGACCCGGCAATTGTCAATTATCAGAAACTTCTTGATGTGTTCTGGCGTCAGATCGACCCCACCGATGGTGGCGGCCAGTTTGCCGACCGGGGCAATGCCTACACTACCGGAATCTTCTATCACGATGAAGAGCAGAAACAACTTGCCGAACAATCCAAGGCCGATCTCGCCGGGAAAAAGATTTTCGAAAAGTCCATTGTAACGCCGATCAAACCTGCAACAACTTTCTACAAGGCAGAGGACTATCATCAGGATTACTACAAAACCAACCCGCTACGATACAAGGTCTACCGATACGGCTCTGGACGCGATAAATTTTTAGCCGGAGTATGGGATAAAGAAAAAACAAATACGACGAGCAAGGAAGAACTGAAGAAGAAACTCACCCCGTTGCAGTATCGGGTCACTCAGGAAGAGGGCACCGAACCCGCCTTTGACAACGAATACTGGGATAATAAAAAACCGGGGATCTATGTGGATATCGTTTCAGGAGAAGCTCTTTTCAGCTCAACCGACAAATACAAATCCGGTACAGGATGGCCGAGCTTCAGCAAACCGCTGGTCCCTGAAAATATCACCGACCATGTTGACCGTAAATTTTTCCAAACCAGAACCGAAGTCCGAAGCACCGGCGCTGACTCGCATCTCGGGCATGTCTTTGACGACGGCCCGGCGCCAACCAATCTGCGGTATTGTATCAATTCCGCTGCACTGCGCTTTATCCCGGCAG from Pseudomonadota bacterium includes these protein-coding regions:
- a CDS encoding 3-phosphoglycerate dehydrogenase — encoded protein: MEPIRIKTINKIAQEGLVLFGDAYSVGPDQEDPQGIIVRSSQLDTDVYPNLLAVARAGAGVNNITVDKATAKGICVFNTPGANANAVAELVFIMLGIEARNIRQGVDFCRSLSDLSDEKITKEVEKKKAAFRGFELAGKTLGVLGLGKIGVRVANGGALRGMKVIGFDPSPAIENIHQLSPEVVISRSIDEVISNANILSIHVPLSDKTSRLVNGELISRLPDDATIVNYARAPIVDEDAVLAALDSGKLSGYLTDFPTSKSLNHPKVLVSPHLGASTEESEEQCACMAVSEIKSYFEYGTVIHSVNFPTVESIPSGNVHTRLIMINRDIPGMIGFASHTIGSHGININSYLNSSNGAIGYNIIDLEQAISKDQLAAIDANPDVIRTRTIVYRKS
- a CDS encoding GGDEF domain-containing protein; its protein translation is MTDLNVDSLMGELHRYRQQSERLMRINELHSRLAGAVDLTAMIEAYSVWLTPALNHELIAYNDREKGHVHMFCSSHGPDRRLRMHEAQKALSCFSEIEDSACFTNNGFFVRTWQVEMNNSDGFLLLMRPDKEFAPEEAKMVDDSLDILSDSLFRAIGYEDLFIQARHDALTGLANRRVFEERLVPMLDNASRHGHPLSLASMDLDNFKQVNDALGHAKGDEALKAVARALSKKVRSSDLLVRMGGDEFMLALPDTEIQAAQLLANRLCETVENLNIQVPGGGKLGISIGLVQWNKDFSSEEWLQRTDEALYQAKAAGRSRVCLG
- the dinB gene encoding DNA polymerase IV — its product is MQNQRTIIHIDMDAFYASIEVHDNPEFKGKPVIVGGSGNRGVVSAASYEARTYGVHSALPILTARKLCPGGVFLPVRMHRYKEVSDIIQDLFTRFTPLVEPISLDEAFLDVTASKHFGSGHEIAEAIRKLIKQETGLTASAGVASSKLIAKIASDIKKPDGLTMVPAGNEQTFLAGLPIEKLWGVGKTTRSKLILLGVHTIGDLSRLPEELLINKFGKMGGMMLQSSLGIDTRPVDTERLIKSIGHEETFETDLINQEIIYRQLLELSIRVGKRLRGNHLLGKTISLKVKYNDFQQVSRAATLKIATDDNMTIYREICSLLAKTRACEKPVRLLGVSLSNLESNQEAYQMNLFGTDERTGKRKRLHQAIDNIEEKFGTSTIIPGALMKKEKQ
- a CDS encoding PAS domain S-box protein; this translates as MAAKNTCEDLEQKIKELEAEVLSCKQKNASLEKKGKYLQAFLDNTNLPIYLKTADYKYMLINREYERLAHITNEEIIGKTDFEIFPESVAELFRSQDILVKKSKKNVEFRETIPLADGIHTFITSKFPLYDDNDQICAVGGVCTDITEINQIKEDLKESEEKYRKLFTNEIDAIAIFDIETRKILDVNCAFLKLYGYGRKEALSLTADDISAESEKTRQAIHQAAVVGEDTLILRRRHRTKDGTEIIVTLSAGSFVWKGRDVMFSIIRDISAHVKADEEKAALETQLRQVYKMEAIGTMAGGIAHDFNNILTIIVGNADLARYTIGENDPARINIENIIGASSRAREIVRQILTFSSQAKQNFIPVNPALIFNEAMQLLRSTIPATIEINQQIDANCKTINADSTQLNQVLINLCSNAVSAMDENGCLELSLKEVNLKAKDLGRRLGMKPGKFIRLSVRDNGPGINPENQERIFDPFFTTKEAGKGTGMGLSVVHGIVTNHGGMIIVESEPGAGATFHVYFPVIAEKTGVPKDESEKVSSGVEHIMFVDDEEALVAIGTQMLELQGYRVSAMTSSIEALEAFKAAPHAVDLVITDQTMPNMTGAQLATALLKVRADIPIILCTGYSSKISEEKAKALGVRDFFMKPFNMKQLSQLVRKTLDSSENDIAAKLNATRLETI
- the msrB gene encoding peptide-methionine (R)-S-oxide reductase MsrB — translated: MKDNLSVLLPLLVGVFFAVMLLGQFAQAGTVKSQKATFAGGCFWCMEKPFEQLPGVNSVISGYMGGTTQNPTYENYSNGGHIEVIEIDYDPAIVNYQKLLDVFWRQIDPTDGGGQFADRGNAYTTGIFYHDEEQKQLAEQSKADLAGKKIFEKSIVTPIKPATTFYKAEDYHQDYYKTNPLRYKVYRYGSGRDKFLAGVWDKEKTNTTSKEELKKKLTPLQYRVTQEEGTEPAFDNEYWDNKKPGIYVDIVSGEALFSSTDKYKSGTGWPSFSKPLVPENITDHVDRKFFQTRTEVRSTGADSHLGHVFDDGPAPTNLRYCINSAALRFIPAENLEKEGYGEFKKLFEK